The following coding sequences lie in one Victivallis lenta genomic window:
- a CDS encoding helix-turn-helix transcriptional regulator has protein sequence MLKTVFLDKFDPGSPGSYLAEAIYAAERLFGVTITIHDHRALLFDADGKPLLPGRDHHTHPYCRAGRYAVPEWNRSCLAECAFQAESAALCELRPFLHHCWKGVTELVVPVERGRTPVLIFYAGAFRGPGAPPAGFEAAHAALPPADEKSVSDLARLLTLVGQGILRALESSRESERRQPPSRKQQIRKFLDEHAHEPAALSDLARALHVSPSRAGHLVTAAFGCPFQELLLAERMTRARNLLLSTDYPQKEIARCCGFGTVHYFSRMFRRFYGMPPGRCRDAKKNGVPGRDPRKRTEFI, from the coding sequence ATGCTGAAAACGGTATTTCTGGATAAATTTGACCCGGGCAGCCCCGGAAGTTATCTGGCGGAGGCGATCTATGCGGCGGAACGGCTGTTCGGCGTCACGATCACCATTCACGACCACCGTGCGCTGCTGTTCGATGCGGACGGCAAGCCGCTCCTCCCTGGACGCGACCATCACACGCATCCGTATTGCCGGGCCGGACGCTACGCCGTTCCCGAGTGGAATCGCTCCTGCCTGGCGGAGTGCGCGTTTCAGGCCGAATCGGCCGCCCTCTGCGAACTGCGTCCGTTTCTGCATCATTGCTGGAAGGGGGTGACGGAGCTTGTCGTGCCGGTCGAACGCGGCCGCACGCCGGTGCTGATCTTCTACGCCGGTGCATTTCGCGGACCCGGCGCACCGCCTGCCGGCTTCGAGGCTGCCCATGCCGCTCTGCCGCCGGCGGATGAAAAGAGTGTCTCCGACCTTGCCCGGTTGCTGACGCTGGTCGGGCAGGGGATTCTCAGGGCTCTTGAGAGTTCGCGGGAGTCCGAACGGCGGCAGCCGCCGTCCCGCAAGCAGCAGATCCGGAAGTTTCTCGACGAGCACGCCCATGAACCGGCCGCGTTGTCCGACCTTGCCCGGGCGCTGCATGTTTCGCCCTCCCGGGCAGGCCATCTGGTGACCGCGGCCTTCGGCTGCCCGTTTCAGGAGCTGCTGCTTGCCGAGCGCATGACCCGGGCGCGGAACCTCCTGCTTTCGACCGATTACCCGCAGAAGGAGATCGCGCGCTGCTGCGGCTTCGGAACCGTCCACTATTTCAGCCGGATGTTCCGCCGTTTCTACGGCATGCCCCCCGGCCGCTGCCGGGACGCGAAAAAAAACGGGGTCCCCGGCCGGGATCCCCGCAAGAGAACGGAATTTATTTGA
- a CDS encoding type III PLP-dependent enzyme encodes MRIDVLDYYTKEDWLLMKQEADRHPTPFLVVNLNIIKRNYEELLAHFPFAKIYYAVKANPAIEVLELLRDLGSHFDIASRYELDRVLSLGISPDRISYGNTIKKAADIRYFHEKGVSLFATDSEADLRNIAKEAPGARVFCRILTEGSETADWPLSRKFGCHPDMAIDLVLLAREIGLKPCGISFHVGSQQRDIGTWDSAIAKVRYIFDYLEGEGLKLNLINMGGGFPANYISKTNEMTVYSEEITRYLEEDFGEDAPEIILEPGRSLAAESGILVSEVVLISQKSSMGVDKWLYLDTGKFNGLIETWDESIKYPLYCEARGEPCEDFIIAGPTCDSQDVMYEYFRNPLPAYIKPGDRVYWLSTGAYTSSYCSVEFNGFPPLPVYIIK; translated from the coding sequence ATGCGGATTGACGTTCTGGACTATTACACCAAAGAAGACTGGCTCCTCATGAAACAGGAGGCCGACCGCCATCCCACTCCGTTTCTGGTGGTGAACCTCAATATTATCAAGCGGAATTACGAAGAGCTGCTGGCGCATTTTCCGTTCGCCAAAATCTATTATGCGGTGAAAGCGAATCCGGCAATTGAGGTGCTCGAGCTGCTGCGCGACCTGGGTTCCCATTTCGATATCGCGTCGCGCTACGAGCTGGACCGGGTGCTGTCTCTCGGAATTTCCCCGGACCGCATCAGCTACGGAAATACGATCAAGAAGGCCGCGGATATCCGTTACTTCCATGAAAAGGGCGTCTCCCTTTTCGCAACCGACAGCGAAGCGGACCTGCGCAACATTGCGAAGGAGGCGCCGGGCGCCCGGGTCTTCTGCCGGATTCTGACCGAAGGCAGCGAGACGGCCGACTGGCCGCTGTCGCGCAAGTTCGGCTGCCACCCGGACATGGCGATCGATCTGGTGTTGCTGGCCCGCGAGATCGGGCTCAAGCCGTGCGGAATCAGTTTCCACGTCGGCTCCCAGCAGCGCGATATCGGCACCTGGGACTCGGCGATTGCCAAAGTCCGCTATATTTTCGACTATCTCGAAGGCGAAGGGCTCAAGCTCAATCTGATCAACATGGGCGGCGGCTTTCCGGCCAATTACATCTCCAAGACGAACGAGATGACGGTCTACTCCGAAGAGATCACGCGGTATCTGGAAGAGGACTTCGGCGAAGACGCTCCGGAAATCATTCTCGAGCCCGGCCGTTCGCTCGCCGCCGAATCCGGCATCCTGGTCAGCGAGGTCGTGCTGATCAGCCAGAAGTCCTCGATGGGCGTCGACAAATGGCTCTATCTCGACACCGGTAAATTCAACGGGCTGATCGAGACCTGGGATGAATCGATCAAGTATCCGCTCTACTGCGAAGCGCGCGGTGAACCGTGCGAGGATTTCATCATCGCCGGGCCGACCTGCGACAGTCAGGACGTCATGTACGAATATTTCCGGAATCCGCTGCCGGCCTACATCAAGCCGGGCGACCGGGTCTACTGGCTCAGCACGGGGGCATACACCTCGAGTTACTGCTCGGTGGAGTTCAACGGCTTTCCGCCGCTGCCGGTCTACATCATCAAATAA
- a CDS encoding FAD-dependent oxidoreductase, whose product MNIVRKACEIPVRNRTEVLVVGAGPAGFGAAVSAARAGAKVTLVEQGGLLGGMWTLGLLSPFFDNQNKDGLNRELREALRARDAWGGLWDISFDQCEMALLLDEYVSKCGIDLLLYTMGSEPIVEDSVLKGIYIQNKSGTQAVLADVVIDCTGDGDIAARSGAPFEIGRESDGVFQPMTMMFKIGGLRPDYGRDDLRSWYDVLIQKLPEAEILADIPYNNPALITLPRKGEALIQWTHVKRSLGTVADELTAATLEGRRQVRRALECFKLVKEQLGDVYLLDLPSMIGVRETRRITGEYVISDDDVKSGRKQPDAVCRVQFGVDIHEPEKPEQNCWQHPGFDIPYRSLVPLKVENLLTAGRCISGSFAAHAAYRVTGDCLAMGEAAGRAAARAVRRKCSVRSLIG is encoded by the coding sequence ATGAATATTGTGCGCAAGGCGTGTGAGATTCCGGTGCGGAACCGGACGGAGGTGCTGGTGGTCGGAGCCGGGCCGGCCGGTTTCGGCGCGGCGGTTTCGGCCGCGCGGGCCGGGGCGAAGGTGACCCTGGTCGAACAGGGCGGATTGCTGGGCGGCATGTGGACGCTCGGGCTGCTGAGTCCGTTTTTCGACAATCAGAACAAGGATGGCCTGAACCGCGAGCTGCGCGAAGCGCTCAGGGCGCGCGACGCATGGGGCGGACTCTGGGACATCTCGTTCGATCAGTGCGAAATGGCGCTGCTGCTCGACGAATATGTTTCGAAATGCGGCATCGACCTGCTGCTCTATACCATGGGGAGCGAGCCGATCGTCGAGGACAGCGTGCTGAAAGGGATTTACATCCAGAATAAATCGGGCACGCAGGCGGTTCTGGCCGACGTGGTCATCGACTGCACGGGGGACGGCGATATCGCGGCACGCTCCGGCGCGCCCTTTGAAATCGGACGCGAAAGCGACGGGGTGTTCCAGCCTATGACCATGATGTTCAAAATCGGCGGCCTCCGTCCCGACTACGGCCGGGACGACCTGCGCAGCTGGTATGACGTACTGATTCAGAAGCTGCCGGAGGCTGAAATCCTGGCCGACATCCCGTACAACAATCCGGCGCTCATCACGCTGCCGCGCAAGGGAGAGGCGCTGATTCAGTGGACGCACGTCAAACGCTCGCTCGGCACGGTCGCCGACGAACTGACTGCGGCGACGCTGGAGGGGCGCCGGCAGGTGCGCCGGGCGCTCGAATGCTTCAAGCTCGTAAAGGAGCAGCTCGGCGATGTGTATCTGCTGGACCTCCCGTCGATGATCGGCGTCCGGGAGACGCGGCGGATCACCGGGGAGTACGTCATCTCCGACGACGACGTGAAAAGCGGCCGGAAGCAGCCCGACGCGGTCTGCCGGGTCCAATTCGGCGTCGATATCCACGAACCGGAGAAGCCGGAGCAGAACTGCTGGCAGCACCCGGGCTTCGATATTCCGTACCGGTCGCTGGTTCCGCTCAAGGTCGAAAACCTGCTGACAGCCGGACGGTGCATTTCGGGCAGCTTTGCGGCACACGCGGCCTACCGGGTCACGGGGGACTGCCTGGCGATGGGCGAAGCGGCCGGACGGGCGGCAGCCAGGGCCGTCCGCAGGAAGTGCAGCGTCCGCTCCCTGATCGGGTGA